tttcaacctAACATAAAATTCCCAGCCCACCACATGCTTGGTGAAATGCTCCACTCCAGTGAAGGTTTGCAGAGGTGTAAGCCTTAGATGCATTTTGTAGGAAAAAGATGAGAACACACGCCGACTATTTGacttataatttaaaagttttgtgttgtttgtttgtttttttgttttttttcaatgaaacaGTAAGTTTGGTAAGAGGGATATTTAATACACACGGTATCATTTTGATTAAATTTATGAAATCCGATGGCATCTTTTGTTGTCCAATTGCTACACTCTTATGTGACAAGTGGATAATTGTGTGATTAACCACATCTACACGGAGAAAAACAGGGTGGTTGACTGTTTAGTGAAGGGGAtctataattttaatttggggTTTGTTGTGCTTGATGAGATTCCTAGCTGAGTTTGAGACTACTTTTGATGATGATTTGTTAAGAGTTCCTAGAACTTGTACTGTCTTTgtcatttagtttttttttatatttaggGATTAATCCCCCACatttcaccccaaaaaaaatttatgaaaccCAACCTAGCCAACTCTTTCGttcttattaattaatttccttctcACTACAAACCCAATTTCCATAAAGCAATAGCTACACACCTTTACCAAGCTTCTAGCTTGTAATAAGCTCCCTATTCTactgtatttttagttatagttaaattactttatttttagTTCTAGCTTGTAATACTTTATTTAGCTTTATGTTTTCGAACAAATATTCTTAATAGATTTATATATAAGGTGAATTTAGACCATCCGTTTAAAATCGTGTGTACATCCCTGACTGGGAATAAATAAGTTCCAGGACCTTTCGCTTGGCTTAAGCGACAATTGACTTCGGAATAAAGTGGCTTTCGAGTCTTCttgttaaatttataaaataaaataaaataaaaaaaccgtAACGACTAGAATGCGAATATTCAACGCGTAGCTGCAAAGACTGACGCAGTACTCCTTGGACTACATTGCCACcacctaaaagaaaaaagacataCAATAGGAATTAGTCAAATCATGGGCTACAAAAGAATGCTTGCAGTGAAGGGCTTGTATTCAggtatattttcatttcagtCATTCAATTCCCTTTCTATTTGAATTTGGCCTAAAATACTGAGCCATACTCTTCTTATTTCTTGTCATCGACCAAATTTTATAATTGTAACTAAAAATACCAccccttttcaatttttgtacaactatcacctataaatataaaattattgtaccCGTGTTGCTatttcccaaaaataaaaccctCATCAGGTCCAGCCCTTCCGTCATCTAGGGTTTAGATTGCCAATTCCCCAATCAAAGCACCACCCCAATCCTGATTCAAATTACACCAATATTTCTGTAATTCGGCGGTAAAATCATCATGGGGAAGAACGACTTCCTAACCCCAAAGGCAATTGCCAATCGGATCAAGGCCAAGGGACTTCAGAAGCTTCGATGGTACTGCCAGATGTGCCAGAAGCATTGTCGGGACGAAAACGGCTTCAAATGCCACTGCATGAGCGAAAGCCACCAGCGACAGATGCAGATCTTCGGCGAAAACTCTAATCGCATAGTCGATGGCTACTCCGAGGAGTTCGAGCAAAGTTTTCTCGATTTTATGAAACGAAGCCACCGGTTCAGCCGTATCGCCGCCACCGTGGTCTACAACGAGTACATCAACGACCGCCACCATGTTCATATGAATTCGACTGAGTGGGCCACGATAACCGAGTTCGTGAAGCACTTGGGGAGGACGGGTAAGTGTAAGGGTGAGGAGACGCCAAAGGGTTGGTTCATTACTTATATCGATAGAGATTCGGAAACCCTTTTCAAGGAGAGGTTGCAGAACTTTGTATTTTAACTTTGTATATTATATGGAAATTCACACTGCATATAGCATCTGAATATGCAGATTCATTCATCATTGCGGACATTGTTTAGAGAACACTTGTGGGAGCTCTCCCACTTTTGGGCACTGATGCATGAAGCAatggattatttttttccttcaggAAATTTTACTACCATTTAAGaggttttatttcttctcAATAGTCATTCCTGGgtaaacaaatatttcttATGTGCTTTTATGGTAGGTAGTTTGGGGTTTCTTTGGTATGAAtaatatgatttcttttttgggtatatGAGACTTCTTTGACTCACTCTGTTGCCTGCATTCTTTTTCAGTTGGTTGTGGGGTTGAGTCTTCACCCAGTTGATGTCTGAAAGTAGGTGCTTGGTAATGGAAAAGTTGAAAAGCATATTAATGTGGGATGAGATACTAGGTACAGCAATAGAGGTGTTAGGATAGTTGTGTTGTGTCCTCGTCCAACTGCTGCCTCTCAAGATTGATTTTGCAAAGTTGGTATGAAAAATTCTTTATGTCAAATCATACCTGCCTATTATGTATGCCCTGGTTCTTTTGACACCAGTCTAGAGCCTCTGTGAATGGTTTTCTGTTTGTGGAAACCA
Above is a genomic segment from Prunus dulcis chromosome 7, ALMONDv2, whole genome shotgun sequence containing:
- the LOC117634635 gene encoding KIN17-like protein, which translates into the protein MGKNDFLTPKAIANRIKAKGLQKLRWYCQMCQKHCRDENGFKCHCMSESHQRQMQIFGENSNRIVDGYSEEFEQSFLDFMKRSHRFSRIAATVVYNEYINDRHHVHMNSTEWATITEFVKHLGRTVGCGVESSPS